The window CTTCCAGCTTTAAAGTCGAGGAGGAGTTTGAGTTTCAACTCATTAATCATTGTTCTCTCCCCTGAACTTTTCATAAATCAGCTCGTCTATGTATCTCCCATCGCTCCAGATGTGCTCCCGGAAGCGGCCGCTCAGCGTAAAGCCGTTCTTTTCAAGAACTTTTATAGAGGCCTTATTGTCCTCATGAACCTTTGCCC of the Thermococcus sp. genome contains:
- a CDS encoding GNAT family protein; translated protein: EILYYLAPEERRKGYGTEVVKLLCEYAFRHLNLRKVWAKVHEDNKASIKVLEKNGFTLSGRFREHIWSDGRYIDELIYEKFRGENND